A part of Spirochaetae bacterium HGW-Spirochaetae-1 genomic DNA contains:
- the folP gene encoding dihydropteroate synthase — translation MAMERTSVRIMGILNVTPDSFYDGGRFADRESAFRRGLELAAQGADIIDIGGESTRPGSEPVSEQEEMDRVLPVIEAVKREIAVPLSIDTTKAGVAEEALKAGAEMINDISGLTFDAEMAAVAARYGASLVLMHMQGRPGTMQDHPRYDDLVGEIMDFLGAAAQAALDRGVSRDRIILDPGIGFGKTLEDNYRIINRIGEFCTLGYPVLVGLSRKSLIGKLYSENEDRLPATIALNMTAVRNGADIIRVHDVREHRLALMSIEKLKQVS, via the coding sequence ATGGCAATGGAACGGACTTCAGTACGGATAATGGGAATACTCAATGTGACCCCCGATTCCTTTTACGACGGCGGCCGTTTTGCCGATCGGGAATCGGCCTTTCGCCGTGGACTGGAGCTGGCGGCCCAGGGCGCCGATATTATTGATATCGGCGGTGAATCCACGAGGCCCGGGTCAGAACCCGTTTCCGAACAGGAGGAAATGGACAGGGTCCTTCCCGTTATCGAGGCCGTTAAAAGGGAGATCGCGGTCCCCCTGTCAATCGATACGACGAAAGCTGGGGTTGCCGAAGAAGCACTGAAGGCCGGCGCTGAAATGATCAATGATATAAGCGGCCTTACCTTTGATGCCGAAATGGCTGCCGTGGCAGCCCGATACGGAGCCTCCCTTGTCCTGATGCACATGCAGGGGCGGCCCGGCACCATGCAGGATCATCCCCGGTATGATGATCTCGTCGGTGAGATCATGGATTTTCTCGGCGCCGCGGCACAGGCAGCCCTGGACAGGGGCGTTTCCCGGGACCGGATTATACTTGATCCGGGCATCGGATTTGGAAAGACCCTGGAGGATAATTACCGTATCATCAACCGGATTGGAGAATTTTGTACATTGGGCTATCCGGTACTGGTGGGGCTTTCCCGGAAGAGTCTTATCGGAAAACTCTATAGCGAAAATGAAGACCGGCTTCCGGCAACCATTGCCCTGAATATGACTGCGGTCCGGAACGGAGCCGATATCATCAGGGTTCATGATGTAAGGGAGCACAGGCTGGCTCTCATGAGTATTGAAAAATTAAAACAGGTATCATAA
- a CDS encoding TIGR00159 family protein yields MTGFFEKILYIISNLWEYLRHFVDIAIVALIFYWVYTFLSRTRAIQLLKGFIVIFIVAILSGLLRLNTLDWIIKNITSSLIITVVILFQPELRRIITQFGQRNWIGTDLVKETFSLDELVNALFSMAQERVGSLIVIERNTGLKAYAESGVAVDASISEEFIRTIFFPLTPLHDGAIILQDGRIAAAACYLPLSDSKQLKKQHGARHRAALGIAEETDALVLVTSEETGTISIMVNGKMYSRIKETDIKNMILFYMNPKTSYEEYKTQ; encoded by the coding sequence ATGACGGGATTTTTCGAAAAAATATTATACATAATTTCCAACCTGTGGGAATACCTGCGGCATTTTGTTGATATTGCCATTGTGGCCCTCATATTCTACTGGGTATATACCTTTCTCAGCAGGACAAGGGCCATACAGCTTCTTAAGGGCTTTATCGTTATATTTATTGTTGCCATTCTTTCCGGGCTACTCAGGCTTAATACCCTGGACTGGATAATCAAGAACATAACCTCGTCGTTGATTATTACCGTGGTCATACTCTTTCAGCCGGAACTCAGGCGGATTATTACGCAGTTTGGACAGCGGAACTGGATCGGTACAGATCTTGTGAAAGAGACGTTTTCTCTTGACGAGCTGGTCAATGCCCTTTTTTCCATGGCCCAGGAAAGGGTGGGCTCGCTCATCGTCATCGAGAGAAACACGGGCCTGAAGGCCTATGCCGAGTCAGGGGTCGCTGTTGATGCCAGCATCTCCGAGGAATTCATCAGGACAATATTTTTTCCTCTTACCCCGCTTCACGACGGGGCTATCATCCTTCAGGATGGCAGAATTGCGGCAGCTGCCTGTTACCTGCCTCTCAGCGATTCGAAGCAGCTGAAGAAGCAGCATGGGGCGCGGCATCGGGCCGCACTGGGAATTGCCGAGGAAACGGACGCCCTGGTGCTTGTTACCTCGGAGGAAACGGGGACCATCTCCATTATGGTAAACGGTAAAATGTATTCCCGCATCAAGGAAACGGACATTAAGAACATGATACTCTTCTATATGAATCCAAAAACCTCGTATGAGGAGTACAAGACTCAATGA
- a CDS encoding pyridoxine 5'-phosphate synthase, with amino-acid sequence MTGIKLCINVDHIATVRQARGGTEPDPVEGARICEENGAHGITVHLREDRRHIQDIDVIALRDVVVGKFNLEMALSNDIIAVAKRIVPAQITLVPEKRQELTTEGGLDVRGNKEKIRSIVEQFHDLGVEISLFVEPDIDVVEISRETGADFIEIHTGSYCDARDEAVVQRELARILNAADHAARVGIRVNAGHGLNYRNLEPVLRAASLEELNIGHSIISRSIFVGLPTAVREMMDVIVAHEAKLKV; translated from the coding sequence ATGACAGGAATTAAATTATGTATAAACGTCGATCACATTGCCACGGTGAGGCAGGCAAGGGGCGGTACAGAGCCTGATCCCGTGGAAGGAGCCCGTATCTGCGAGGAAAACGGCGCTCACGGTATTACGGTTCATCTCCGTGAAGACCGAAGGCATATTCAGGATATTGATGTCATCGCCCTCCGTGATGTCGTGGTGGGAAAATTCAATCTTGAGATGGCCCTTTCCAATGATATAATCGCCGTGGCGAAACGTATCGTTCCGGCACAGATAACCCTGGTGCCGGAGAAGAGACAGGAGCTGACCACCGAAGGTGGACTGGATGTCCGGGGCAATAAAGAGAAAATACGTTCCATCGTTGAACAGTTTCATGATCTCGGTGTTGAAATATCACTCTTTGTCGAGCCCGATATTGATGTTGTGGAGATATCAAGGGAAACGGGGGCAGATTTTATAGAAATACATACAGGTTCCTACTGCGATGCCCGTGATGAGGCTGTTGTGCAGAGAGAGCTCGCGAGGATATTAAATGCCGCGGACCATGCTGCCAGGGTGGGAATCAGGGTCAATGCCGGCCATGGATTGAATTATCGCAACCTGGAGCCCGTTCTCCGCGCGGCTTCTCTGGAAGAACTCAATATCGGCCATTCCATAATATCCCGGTCGATATTTGTCGGTCTACCCACTGCAGTCCGGGAAATGATGGACGTTATTGTGGCCCATGAGGCGAAATTAAAAGTGTGA